A single region of the Salvia miltiorrhiza cultivar Shanhuang (shh) chromosome 8, IMPLAD_Smil_shh, whole genome shotgun sequence genome encodes:
- the LOC130998625 gene encoding uncharacterized protein LOC130998625 yields MVGGVSSARGSRGKEGGSSGRGAPSSSNPTSSTGSDGGLAASVRDIQLTHSPSSSESVPTAASEAPTTGRTTLVIRHGQLHPLGMVPGTVTKIFKQVQNPEGFNWKLTPPAIKTSHFEEFKKHFTWDPAIKADVYKL; encoded by the exons ATGGTGGGAGGAGTTTCTAGTGCGAGAGGTTCACGTGGGAAAGAAGGAGGTTCTAGTGGTAGGGGTGCTCCATCATCCTCAAACCCTACATCATCCACAGGATCAGATGGAGGGCTTGCTGCATCTGTACGAGATATACAGCTGACTCATTCACCTTCATCTTCGGAATCGGTTCCTACTGCGGCATCAGAGGCTCCCACCACTGGACGTACTACACTCGTCATACGACATGG CCAATTACATCCCTTGGGGATGGTTCCAGGCACAGTCACTAAGATTTTCAAGCAAGTTCAAAATCCAGAAGGTTTCAATTGGAAACTCACTCCACCTGCTATCAAGACATCGCACTTTGAGGAATTTAAG AAACATTTCACATGGGATCCGGCGATAAAGGCAGATGTCTATAAGCTTTAG
- the LOC130998893 gene encoding WEB family protein At1g75720-like, with protein sequence MEDQVLQNSPDPDDRTGRELSRTGRSSVDSSRPFRSVKEAVAIFGERFLAGEIYSPKPFAFPKKETPFFAPSPERGDPSGAAELAESVKKLETELEETKAELKLLRDRESETEVALASLNAELHRSMSKMARAEASAAAAKAKAAAADRGPSVNLAQVLSVEEEKISVLLGGKKKEMKMKKKPIIPLVGDLFSKKKRSPAAAANLHNPLYASSHLL encoded by the coding sequence atGGAAGATCAAGTGCTCCAAAACAGTCCCGATCCCGACGACCGAACCGGCCGCGAGCTGTCCCGAACCGGCCGGTCGAGCGTGGACAGCTCGCGGCCGTTCCGGTCGGTGAAGGAGGCGGTGGCGATATTCGGAGAGCGGTTCTTGGCCGGCGAGATCTACTCTCCGAAGCCCTTCGCCTTCCCCAAGAAGGAGACGCCGTTCTTCGCGCCGTCTCCGGAGAGGGGGGACCCCTCCGGCGCGGCGGAGCTGGCCGAGAGCGTGAAGAAGCTGGAGACGGAGCTGGAGGAGACCAAGGCGGAGCTGAAGCTGCTCAGGGACAGAGAGTCCGAGACCGAGGTGGCCCTCGCCTCCTTGAACGCGGAGCTCCACCGCAGCATGTCCAAGATGGCGAGGGCCGAGGCCTCCGCCGCCGCGGCCAAAgccaaggcggcggcggcggatcggGGGCCGTCGGTGAACTTGGCGCAGGTGCTGAGTGTGGAGGAAGAGAAGATAAGTGTGTTGCTTGgagggaagaagaaggagatgaagatgaagaagaagccCATTATACCTCTCGTCGGAGACTTGTTTTCCAAGAAAAAGAggtcgccggcggcggcggcgaatcTGCATAATCCTCTCTATGCATCTTCTCATCTTCTATGA